ttgactctttttttttttgttttttgtctttttctttggtcataaccaaataaataatactaatacaCACATGGCATCGACACCCATGAGCAGATACACCTCCCATAAACTACAGCCTACCCGTGGAGACTGAGCCATTCAATCATAGATATAAGAAAGGCTCAGATGGAATTATATACCTAGAGAGTTACCTTAGGGGCCGGCTTCGAACAAACAGCACACAAAAACTCTAGACAAAACGTTTCTTCATATTCGCTGTCATTGATGCACCGACCACAATGATAACACCTCTGTATGCAAAGAGAACAAGCACGACATTCCTCAGAACCTTCCCTTTTCCCTTTACAATCTTCTGCTGGACAATCATACACAAGCCTAGAATTCTGACACTTTGGGCACATCTCAATATCTAGCGCCCGGTCATCATCACAGGACACACATGAGTCTCCTCTATGGTAAAAACGCGGCTTCTGAATCTTCTGTTCGACATTATTGTCAATGTTCAACAATTCAAACAATTCATCATAGTGATCTTTGGTAACTCCAAAGAGGCCACCGATTTCTAAATGCTTCAGTTGAAGCTTTCCCACAGAATTCAGATCCCTTAAGATGCTCAAAATACCATCAATAGTGATCCTTGTGCATCCAGGCACACCAAGCTGCCAACCACAAAACATCACTGGGTTAAAATAAGATTCCACATATTAAATCAACCACCAAGCACTTCTactgccaaaaaaaacttttggagtAAATGAAGAAAAGAAGCTCACCTTGACTACTTGCGGGTTGCGCTCCAACACCCGCTTAAGACAATCATCAGTAATTCTACAGCAATCTACAAGCCTCAAACACTGCATAGTACCCTGAGCCCTCTCAGTTAAATGCAGCAGAGACTCTTCAGTGATCTTCTCATTTAACGGTTGACAAATGTGGATATGTTTCCACAGTAACGAATCATCACACACAGTTGTACGCAGAGACTTGCAAACCATACTGACTGAAAGAAGATCCTTCACTCCCAAGTGATAAAGACAAAAACCAAACGCTGGATGAACGCTCGCATTCTCGTCGTCTCCATTAGTGCATCGATCACTGCTTCCTACAACTTCACTACTCCTCGAACCCTCAACGCTCAATACCTCATCCACACTACTCGCAGATATAAAGGCGCCATGACAAGACCCATCACCATCAAATGCACCTCCAAACACATTGTTGTCCACACTAGTCTCGGGGAATTTACATGCGGAGAACAGAGACCCATCAAAGGCCTCACCAAAACCGTGCAAAGACTCCGATCCATAACTGTACCCACTACTACTCTGAAACTGCATAGCATTGTTCCAAATGAAACTCAATCCAGCAAAGAGCTGCTGATGGTTTCCATCACCAATCCAAATGTCATCTCTCCTTCTCCCATACTGGTTATTAAATCCAAATCCTCAAGCCAACCAGTAATGGCGGTGAAAGTGTTGTTGATATCCATACCAAAGGGATCAGATGGCAAAACATCAAGTAtgtcaacagaagaagaagaagaatcacctCTTCCAAAATCAAAGCAATCACCTTTATCGAAACTGGAACACCAATTCCCATTGGCTATCTTCATTGGTTCCTCAGATAAATGGGAAGAAAAGGGTCTATGTGAAAAATTCAAAGCCATTTCTATAAATCTCTATATACANNNNNNNNNNNNNNNNNNNNNNNNNNNNNNNNNNNNNNNNNNNNNNNNNNNNNNNNNNNNNNNNNNNNNNNNNNNNNNNNNNNNNNNNNNNNNNNNNNNNNNNNNNNNNNNNNNNNNNNNNNNNNNNNNNNNNNNNNNNNNNNNNNNNNNNNNNNNNNNNNNNNNNNNNNNNNNNNNNNNNNNNNNNNNNNNNNNNNNNNNNNNNNNNNNNNNNNNNNNNNNNNNNNNNNNNNNNNNNNNNNNNNNNNNNNNNNNNNNNNNNNNNNNNNNNNNNNNNNNNNNNNNNNNNNNNNNNNNNNNNNNNNNNNNNNNNNNNNNNNNNNNNNNNNNNNNNNNNNNNNNNNNNNNNNNNNNNNNNNNNNNNNNNNNNNNNNNNNNNNNNNNNNNNNNNNNNNNNNNNNNNNNNNNNNNNNNNNNNNNNNNNNNNNNNNNNNNNNNNNNNNNNNNNNNNNNNNNNNNNNNNNNNNNNNNNNNNNNNNNNNNNNNNNNNNNNNNNNNNNNNNNNNNNNNNNNNNNNNNNNNNNNNNNNNCCCCCCCCCTAAGAAGATAGATCCgatccagaagaagaaaaaaaaaacgaaaagttacttcttttatattttttttgggtgattAAAAGACGaatttgtagaagaagaagaagaagaagaagatcgatctatagagaaaaaaaaaaaaggaaactcttttgatttcagatggcaattaaaaaaatactaggCACCAGAAATTTTCAGAGCTTCCTTGGggaaccctaaaaaaaaaagaaaacgaaactgAGACGTATTAACAACTAAATTTTGAAGGTAACAAAAGAatgaattgaattttttttcctttttttttctgttatgaaactcgataaaaaaaaaaaaaaactagggttttcgaaACCTAATCCTAAACATTAACAAGATacgatttttttgtaaaaagaaaaccaattaGAGAGAATCAATTGAAaccccttttttgtttttttcgctCACACACGatcaaaaaaccaaaccgaaccctCGCccgagaaaataagaaaaaaaaaacaagatctcCTTTTTTATTGGGGGAAAATCTTTTAACACTTAAAAACGAATCGGAGGAATCAAACAATTCGTCGATCAGTTTGGGAttgaaagagagatagagagagagagagagagagggagaacgGGTTGGTGTGGTGATATTCGTCGACCGAGTCAAGAGAGAAAATGATGGAAAAGGTTGAGAAAAAATTGTGCGAGAAAATctcaactttttctttcttttggagGTCGAGAGAGATTTTACGAgggagagagaaataaaaaaaaaaaacttgggaggcaaaataaattaaaaaataattgaaaagaagGGAACGAACGAGATAAGATTAGGGTAACGGTGAAATCGTCAAAGTGTCTTGAGATTATAGACACGTGTTTATTTTTGCAAAGACAAAGGCTCTGACTGGTAACACGAATTATCAAAATCGAGTTGcagtaaatattaaaattcgatTTAGCTTGCAGTAAAAATTATATGGTATAAACGGCAGTTTGATGTAGTGAATTTGcagtaaaaaatgaattaaacattttctttaaaCGACTGACTGGTAACATTTTTGATGTATCATGTGCAGTATctattagaaataaaaattaaaaaattattaagaacaataacatttttgaaatagaataattcaaaatagataaataaaatgatcctatataaaaaaaaatgaaaaacatttgagacatagaaaataaaaagagagaaactaatgACGACGTACATTCCATAGCATATTTGCTATCTCATCTCGTACGTTATTCATATATTGGCCATCATTTgttccctcttcttcctcaagtcGATTAAGTTCGCCTTCTGCAAATCGTCGTCCACGACTATCTCGAGCAGTGACATTTTCGTCTTCAAAATCAGCATCTGGAATTCTATGAAGCCTGATAAAATTGTGAAGAACCATAGTAGCATGCACAATTCTGTTCTGAGTCTTGACATCATAACGAGGCAAATTGTCAAGAAtcgtccatttttttttccaaactccGAATGTTCGTTCTATCACAGAACGAAGTGATGCATGCCACCtattatataattcttttttgttccTCGGAGCACCTGCATCAAATTCTGAAAGATGATATCTGATGTTTTCTCTGCTGCTTCCTCTATATGGAGCTAGAAATCCCCGCTTGTTCGCATATCCAGAATCGACGAGATAATACTTACCTATAGGAGGTCTCGGGAATAAAGGATCTCCATCTATTGCATACTGCAACACCAATGAATCATGTGTGGATCCAGCTGCGCCTAGCCATGCATACTTGAAGATCATGTTTAAATCGCATATGGCCATTATGTTTAGACTTTTCTGTCCATTTCTATCAAAATACCCAACTGCATCACTACCTCCAACCATTACTTTGACATGCGTTCCATCAAGTGCTCCAACAAATCCACTAAAGAAAGGCCAATATCTTGAATCTTCTTGTAACTTACGAGGATAGTGCTGgagtgatgttgttgttggagttTTTAAATACTCACATGCAAGTCTCTCTACAGCGTCCAGTACCTCATGGAACTTTCGATAAGCAGTCTCTTGGGAACGACCAAAAGTCATTCCAACAAAGCGTTGAGATGCATTTTGACCGCATGTAACCAAAAATATTGCCACCATCTCATCAATACTGATATTATCGGTACTCCGTAAGTTGTAACGTTGCTCCAGCGTTGTGCACAGGTTCTTGAATGCTTCCGGATGCATCCTTAACATGTTCATACAATTTACCGGCTTGTTACGAATCTGCCTTTCAAGGTTTTGCCAACCTAATCCTCGTTCTTCCGCCATTGgttgtttagaaaaataacGATTGTAATACTCCATCAAAGGCTGCATTATCGTATCCATATACTCATCATCTTCTAGATTGTACAACTCTAGCAACTCGTCTTCTGTAAGATTTTCTAAACCCCGAGAATACAGCTCGTTTAATCGTATGACCTATAAATAgatgagaataaaaaaaaactaggattagaacttaattattttattaatcataaaccATGTAACATTAAGCAAAATAGAACTAATTTCTTAgcattgaaccaaaaaaaaaaaacaaaaaaaaaaccttaacctAAAATGcattagaaaaaggaaaaggaatattattaaaagatttttaatcttcTAGATTAAAAGTCTTCGTCTGACTTGATTCTCCATCACAACCCGTTTTCTTGGTTCCACCTTCATACCCTATCTCTTTGAATAATGACATGAGCTCTGTATGAGATGGAGCATTGAATTCTTCGTGAGTCTCCATGTTTGTGTTACGGATGTTCAAATCCAGGTTGACACTTGGAGGACCTCTTTGGCAACTTTGCAAATTATTGAGACGATTTCCAATGAAATCTCCGTTACGATCATATCCCGTATAACCCTCCAAGAATATGATCTTATCATGATCATTTTCACTAGAGACCATCATTTCTCGGGCAAAGAGATCCTCCTTTAGTACTTTGATACACGCCCACCAAAAATCTGTCCACCTTGTCAAACCTTGAATTGATTGCAAGACTCCATATGCCTCTTTGTATGGTGTAGCTTCATTCTTTTCTCTACGTTCTCTTGCCTCTTCTACTTGAGCACGACGAAATTCCATCATTTCTTTGAATTGTCCACCCATCTCTGTTTCAAATGCCGTTCTTCTTCGTGGCATGTTCTTTTCTCCACTCCGTAGTACATCTTTCCCTCGATTACTTGGGTATGGAGTAACACGTGATTGTTTTTTAGCTGACCGCTTCGCTGGACCAATTGGCGACAGTGGAGGAGATTCGTTTGTGATGGTTTGAGACTGTAGATGTGCATCCTTTGTAGGAGTACGGTTTGaatcatctccatcatcatctacGGCTATCGGAACGAACTTGTCCACTGATTGCCTCTCATCTACCTCAGTATTGTTTGCATCTTGCTTATGAGTTGGGTACATAGCTTCTGGTTTACTGCCTTGACAACCAAATATGCGTCTCATAAGCTCCATATGGGGAATTCCTTCTTCACGGATAATTTTGGCATATGGTATCTCCTGCacaatatttttaagaatattaatatgatagctagcaaaataaaatatgtattacaAACAAGCTTATTTCtggatttacaaaaaataatacataaccTTAAgttactattaatatataaattaactaatttaaactacagaaaaaataaaataaaaaagaaaatacctTTTCACGGTCAACCCACCAGTCCGGATCCATGTAAATCAAACCCGTGTTCTGATCATAGTGTATTCCAGTGAAATTTCTCAGCCTCTTATAAGCATTCCACTTATTTCTCAAAGCATCGTATTTGCTCTTGAAAGAATCCCACAGAAGATTTATCTTAGTTTGTTCCAAAAACTTTTCACAAATCCGCACTCGGCCGATTTCTTTCGGTAGCTTCTGCTTGTATCTAATTCTAGCCAATTCAacatcaagaagctccaagaaTATTCTGATATACTCATCATTCCATACAATTTGTTTCTATAATACacattaaaagattaaatacTAAACATCCAACGTTTTTAAACTGCGTATGTGATATATTCATTACCTTACGGCGGATACTTCCACTCCCACCAACATCCTCGCCACCAGCTGCACCAGCTGCACCACCTTCATTAGACatcttcatcaaaaacaaataaaatatattagtaatatgcactaatatttttaaacatatatataaactcgaTGGATAAAAagagtagaagaaagaaaaccatACTACGTACTGTTTCTTCAAAGTGTGCTTATTTGACAATAAGCTTTAggcatctatatatacaacttaaaatttccGTGTACGTTTCAACGACGAATAATAGTAGGAACAACTTTTTTCGTTTGAAAGAGTCTGATGAAcactagaaaattttagaaaaatctttGACCAAAGTTGTTTACGGGTGCTTAgcataaaaatagaaacaaataacaaatatttttttaaaaaaataatcgattgaataatttaaaaaactgaTAACTCAACTCTAACACATGacaatttccatgatgttgaataatctttt
The Camelina sativa cultivar DH55 chromosome 6, Cs, whole genome shotgun sequence genome window above contains:
- the LOC104790222 gene encoding LOW QUALITY PROTEIN: F-box protein SKIP14-like (The sequence of the model RefSeq protein was modified relative to this genomic sequence to represent the inferred CDS: inserted 1 base in 1 codon); protein product: MALNFSHRPFSSHLSEEPMKIANGNWCSSFDKGDCFDFGRGDSSSSSVDILDVLPSDPFGMDINNTFTAITGWLEDLXFNNQYGRRRDDIWIGDGNHQQLFAGLSFIWNNAMQFQSSSGYSYGSESLHGFGEAFDGSLFSACKFPETSVDNNVFGGAFDGDGSCHGAFISASSVDEVLSVEGSRSSEVVGSSDRCTNGDDENASVHPAFGFCLYHLGVKDLLSVSMVCKSLRTTVCDDSLLWKHIHICQPLNEKITEESLLHLTERAQGTMQCLRLVDCCRITDDCLKRVLERNPQVVKLGVPGCTRITIDGILSILRDLNSVGKLQLKHLEIGGLFGVTKDHYDELFELLNIDNNVEQKIQKPRFYHRGDSCVSCDDDRALDIEMCPKCQNSRLVYDCPAEDCKGKREGSEECRACSLCIQRCYHCGRCINDSEYEETFCLEFLCAVCSKPAPKVTL
- the LOC104793894 gene encoding putative nuclease HARBI1; the protein is MDTIMQPLMEYYNRYFSKQPMAEERGLGWQNLERQIRNKPVNCMNMLRMHPEAFKNLCTTLEQRYNLRSTDNISIDEMVAIFLVTCGQNASQRFVGMTFGRSQETAYRKFHEVLDAVERLACEYLKTPTTTSLQHYPRKLQEDSRYWPFFSGFVGALDGTHVKVMVGGSDAVGYFDRNGQKSLNIMAICDLNMIFKYAWLGAAGSTHDSLVLQYAIDGDPLFPRPPIGKYYLVDSGYANKRGFLAPYRGSSRENIRYHLSEFDAGAPRNKKELYNRWHASLRSVIERTFGVWKKKWTILDNLPRYDVKTQNRIVHATMVLHNFIRLHRIPDADFEDENVTARDSRGRRFAEGELNRLEEEEGTNDGQYMNNVRDEIANMLWNVRRH
- the LOC104793895 gene encoding uncharacterized protein LOC104793895; this translates as MDPDWWVDREKEIPYAKIIREEGIPHMELMRRIFGCQGSKPEAMYPTHKQDANNTEVDERQSVDKFVPIAVDDDGDDSNRTPTKDAHLQSQTITNESPPLSPIGPAKRSAKKQSRVTPYPSNRGKDVLRSGEKNMPRRRTAFETEMGGQFKEMMEFRRAQVEEARERREKNEATPYKEAYGVLQSIQGLTRWTDFWWACIKVLKEDLFAREMMVSSENDHDKIIFLEGYTGYDRNGDFIGNRLNNLQSCQRGPPSVNLDLNIRNTNMETHEEFNAPSHTELMSLFKEIGYEGGTKKTGCDGESSQTKTFNLED